The following proteins are encoded in a genomic region of Fervidobacterium pennivorans DSM 9078:
- a CDS encoding DsrE/DsrF/TusD sulfur relay family protein produces the protein MKIAIQVMVTPYTHEDLDTAIHIAEAALKKGHEVTIFLFADSVLAINKNVKPIRTDRNIPQEMKELAEKGVHIEICGICMDYRGITTDMIIEGSRPSGLPELAKLFAEYDRFISLMA, from the coding sequence ATGAAAATCGCAATTCAAGTTATGGTGACTCCATATACGCATGAAGATTTAGACACAGCTATACATATAGCAGAAGCTGCACTAAAAAAGGGTCATGAAGTAACAATATTTTTGTTCGCAGATTCTGTCTTGGCGATTAATAAGAACGTGAAACCAATAAGAACCGATAGGAACATCCCACAAGAGATGAAAGAGTTAGCCGAAAAAGGTGTCCACATAGAGATTTGCGGTATCTGTATGGACTATCGAGGAATAACTACAGATATGATTATTGAGGGCTCACGGCCAAGCGGATTACCCGAGCTAGCAAAACTTTTTGCAGAATACGACAGGTTTATAAGTTTGATGGCTTGA
- a CDS encoding DsrE family protein: MAKKLLFVVYQSPVGAIWVNEAFRTAFGMYGEDLEPAVLLMNEAVVAVRPTCKPECLGLLPISMVKKYLARYGTPVYVVKEDAERFKVTEIDPEYNPQFVEKSELSNLFHEYDYVIFM; the protein is encoded by the coding sequence GTGGCTAAGAAACTATTGTTTGTAGTCTACCAATCTCCAGTAGGAGCAATATGGGTAAATGAAGCGTTTAGAACGGCATTTGGTATGTACGGTGAAGACCTTGAACCAGCGGTGTTGTTGATGAACGAAGCAGTTGTAGCTGTTAGGCCAACATGTAAACCTGAATGCTTGGGATTGTTACCAATAAGCATGGTAAAGAAGTATTTAGCAAGATATGGAACTCCTGTTTACGTTGTTAAAGAAGACGCCGAGAGATTCAAAGTAACAGAGATAGATCCGGAGTATAATCCGCAATTTGTTGAAAAAAGTGAATTGTCGAATCTTTTCCATGAGTATGACTACGTGATTTTTATGTGA
- the uvrB gene encoding excinuclease ABC subunit UvrB, protein MLYELVSDYEPAGDQPQAIEKLVEGLKKGYRFQTLIGVTGSGKTFTMANVIKEIERPVLVISPNKTLAAQLYTEFKSFFPRNKVEFFISYYDYYQPEAYVPTKDLYIEKSADINEVIARMRMSAIKSIMTRRDVIVVASVSAIYACGDPRDFDTLNIKLAVGERVKLNDLLKHLVQIGYERKEDVGLTGSFRLRGDTLEIFPTYQDEGIHIEFFGDEVDRIYTFDRLNRDIIERLDRITIYPAKEYVTTEEKITMAVKSIRQELEERLAELRRQGKELEAQRLYQRTMNDIELLSTLGYCTGIENYSRHFDGRKPGEPPYSLLDYYDEDYIVFIDESHITIPQLRAMYHGEMSRKKSLVEYGFRLPCAYDNRPLKFEEFLSKVNQVIFVSATPGPFELEVSEQVVEQIIRPTGLVDPLVEVRPTRYQIDDLVKEIVEVKKRGERALVTVLTKKTAEMLAEYLVEFNIRALYLHSELDAIKRFEVLKKLRSGEVDVVVGVNLLREGLDLPEVSLVAILDADTEGFLRSETTLIQIIGRTARNENGKVIMYADKITPAMQRAIEETNRRRKIQIEYNEKHGIKPQTIVKPMMEDIFAPFKEEEEELYKVYEDSIFALKESLPLEDYAALLEEEMYKAASELRYEDAAKIRDELFRVKEELKNNKLNK, encoded by the coding sequence ATGCTTTACGAGCTTGTCAGTGATTACGAGCCTGCAGGTGACCAACCTCAAGCTATTGAAAAGTTAGTGGAAGGCTTAAAGAAAGGTTACCGATTTCAAACGCTCATAGGTGTTACAGGCAGCGGAAAAACATTCACAATGGCAAATGTTATAAAGGAAATAGAAAGACCCGTCTTAGTAATTTCTCCGAATAAAACACTTGCCGCACAGTTGTACACTGAGTTTAAATCTTTCTTTCCAAGGAATAAAGTGGAATTCTTTATAAGCTACTACGACTACTATCAGCCGGAAGCTTATGTACCTACTAAGGATCTATACATAGAAAAGAGTGCAGACATCAATGAAGTAATAGCAAGAATGCGGATGAGTGCTATAAAATCGATAATGACCAGAAGAGATGTCATAGTTGTAGCAAGTGTTTCGGCAATATACGCTTGCGGTGACCCTCGTGATTTCGATACTCTCAACATAAAACTCGCCGTTGGAGAGCGTGTTAAACTCAACGATTTGCTCAAACACTTAGTACAAATAGGATATGAAAGAAAAGAAGACGTAGGATTAACTGGAAGCTTTCGCTTACGTGGTGACACTCTCGAAATCTTCCCAACTTACCAGGATGAAGGTATCCATATAGAGTTTTTTGGTGATGAAGTTGACAGAATCTACACATTCGATAGATTAAACAGGGATATTATCGAGCGCTTAGACAGGATAACAATATATCCGGCTAAAGAATACGTTACAACCGAAGAAAAGATTACAATGGCTGTAAAAAGCATACGTCAAGAGCTTGAAGAAAGGCTCGCAGAACTTAGAAGGCAAGGCAAGGAGCTTGAAGCTCAAAGGCTGTATCAAAGAACGATGAACGACATCGAACTGTTGAGTACACTGGGTTACTGCACGGGCATTGAGAACTACTCACGGCACTTCGATGGGAGAAAACCAGGAGAACCACCTTATTCACTGCTTGATTACTACGACGAAGATTATATCGTATTCATAGACGAATCACACATCACAATCCCACAACTCAGGGCAATGTATCACGGAGAAATGTCCAGAAAGAAAAGCCTTGTTGAATATGGATTTAGACTGCCTTGCGCTTACGATAACAGACCACTTAAGTTTGAAGAATTCCTATCGAAAGTAAATCAAGTGATATTTGTCTCCGCTACCCCTGGTCCTTTTGAATTGGAAGTTTCTGAACAAGTTGTTGAGCAAATAATAAGACCAACAGGGCTAGTGGACCCCCTTGTAGAAGTTAGACCCACGAGATATCAAATTGACGACTTAGTAAAAGAAATCGTTGAAGTAAAAAAGCGAGGCGAACGCGCTCTTGTCACAGTTCTAACAAAGAAAACTGCAGAGATGTTAGCAGAATATCTGGTTGAATTCAACATTAGGGCTTTGTATCTACACTCCGAACTCGATGCTATCAAACGATTTGAAGTGTTAAAAAAGCTGCGCTCTGGCGAGGTTGATGTTGTCGTTGGTGTGAACTTGTTAAGGGAAGGGTTGGACCTACCGGAAGTTTCGCTTGTCGCTATACTCGACGCCGATACAGAAGGCTTCTTACGTAGCGAGACCACACTGATTCAGATTATAGGGCGAACGGCAAGAAATGAAAATGGAAAAGTGATAATGTATGCAGATAAAATCACTCCGGCAATGCAAAGAGCGATTGAGGAGACAAACAGGAGAAGGAAAATCCAAATAGAGTACAATGAGAAGCATGGAATCAAGCCTCAAACAATCGTTAAACCTATGATGGAGGATATCTTTGCACCGTTCAAAGAGGAAGAAGAAGAGCTATACAAAGTCTATGAGGATAGCATCTTTGCCCTGAAAGAATCTCTTCCCTTGGAAGATTACGCAGCACTTCTTGAAGAGGAGATGTACAAAGCAGCTTCTGAACTTAGATACGAAGACGCAGCAAAAATTAGAGATGAGTTGTTTAGGGTTAAGGAAGAACTGAAAAACAATAAATTGAATAAATGA
- a CDS encoding sulfurtransferase TusA family protein: protein MKKKKNLTIEKLFSLLSNQKRLEILMAVFDNYHNASEVAEIVGIDISTAYRYLKSMKEAGILSSRYENGTEYFDFSSTDIYKLLELALEFVDRVNGKNSLNSQKLNDLINFEPLSEQEFTPDVVLDMRGEICPVPDLATQKKLQDMKDGQVLLVIVDYPLSGERIPYRAKQLGHEVITKKKDSLGNIYIYIRCKNENMYK, encoded by the coding sequence ATGAAGAAGAAAAAGAATCTGACAATTGAAAAACTCTTTTCTCTTCTTTCAAATCAAAAACGTTTGGAAATTTTAATGGCCGTTTTTGACAACTACCACAATGCCTCTGAAGTGGCAGAAATTGTTGGTATCGACATTTCAACAGCTTATAGGTATCTGAAATCAATGAAAGAAGCCGGTATTCTTAGTTCCAGGTATGAGAACGGCACGGAATATTTTGACTTCTCCTCCACGGATATTTACAAACTTTTGGAATTAGCATTAGAATTTGTAGACAGGGTAAATGGAAAAAATTCTTTAAATAGTCAAAAGTTAAACGACCTGATCAACTTTGAGCCACTTTCCGAACAAGAATTTACTCCGGATGTTGTTCTTGACATGCGTGGTGAAATCTGTCCCGTTCCAGACTTAGCAACTCAGAAAAAGTTACAAGACATGAAAGATGGACAAGTACTTTTAGTTATCGTTGACTACCCACTCTCGGGTGAAAGGATCCCCTATAGAGCTAAACAACTAGGGCATGAAGTAATCACTAAGAAAAAAGACAGCTTAGGCAACATCTATATATACATTAGGTGTAAAAATGAAAATATGTACAAGTAA
- the lpdA gene encoding dihydrolipoyl dehydrogenase, which produces MNFDAIIIGGGPGGYVCAIKLAHYGKKVALVEKENLGGTCTNWGCIPTKALLTATHLLDEAKEKADKLGIKLSIEGFDLSKIMAHASKSIMMSRKGIEYLMKKNNVTVIKGTAEVVNKNKVRIKETGEELEGSNLVLAHGSVPTIFPPFSQVEGIWTSNDVFLMKELPSSLLIVGGGVIGVEFATFFSSLGVKVKIVELADHILPYEDDDVVVEIKKSFARRGVEIKEKTKVEDVKKVADGYEVVVIDSEGKTETVVVDRVLVAIGRRPNIPDDVKNLGVEIERGIKTDKRMRTNIEGVYAIGDVRGQIMLAHVAMYEGVVAAKNIAGIEAEMDYSAVPSIIFTNPEIASTGLREKDVDKDKVKISKFPLSANGRARTMLENIGFVKIIADKETETVLGMSIVSPVATELIMEGVIAVRNKLKAHELEESIHPHPTLSESVLGALEGITGLPIHL; this is translated from the coding sequence ATGAACTTTGATGCAATTATTATCGGTGGCGGTCCAGGTGGATATGTTTGTGCAATTAAGCTTGCACATTATGGAAAAAAGGTAGCTCTTGTTGAAAAAGAAAACCTTGGTGGGACGTGTACAAACTGGGGTTGTATCCCAACAAAGGCACTTCTAACCGCAACACACTTGCTCGACGAGGCAAAGGAAAAGGCTGATAAGCTTGGTATCAAGCTTTCGATTGAAGGTTTCGACCTTTCAAAAATCATGGCTCACGCAAGCAAAAGCATAATGATGTCAAGAAAAGGTATCGAGTATTTGATGAAAAAGAACAACGTAACAGTTATTAAGGGAACTGCGGAGGTTGTTAATAAAAACAAAGTAAGAATAAAGGAGACGGGCGAAGAGCTCGAAGGTTCAAACCTAGTCTTAGCACATGGGTCTGTGCCGACAATATTCCCGCCTTTCAGTCAAGTGGAAGGTATATGGACAAGTAACGATGTTTTCCTTATGAAAGAACTTCCTTCATCTTTGTTGATTGTTGGTGGAGGAGTAATCGGAGTTGAGTTTGCAACTTTCTTTAGTTCCCTTGGTGTAAAAGTGAAGATCGTCGAACTCGCTGACCATATCCTTCCATATGAAGATGATGACGTCGTTGTGGAGATTAAGAAATCATTTGCAAGAAGAGGTGTTGAAATAAAGGAAAAAACGAAGGTTGAAGATGTTAAGAAGGTGGCAGATGGATACGAAGTAGTAGTAATTGATTCAGAAGGAAAAACTGAGACCGTTGTAGTCGATAGAGTTCTTGTTGCAATTGGAAGAAGACCAAATATTCCTGACGATGTAAAAAATCTTGGCGTAGAAATTGAGCGAGGAATTAAGACTGATAAGAGAATGAGGACCAATATTGAAGGTGTTTATGCTATTGGCGATGTGAGAGGTCAAATCATGCTCGCTCACGTTGCTATGTACGAAGGCGTCGTTGCAGCGAAAAATATTGCAGGCATAGAAGCTGAAATGGACTATTCAGCAGTTCCATCGATTATATTTACAAATCCAGAGATTGCTTCAACAGGACTTAGAGAGAAAGATGTTGATAAGGATAAAGTTAAGATTTCAAAATTCCCGCTATCGGCAAATGGAAGGGCAAGAACTATGCTTGAAAACATTGGATTCGTAAAGATAATTGCCGATAAAGAAACAGAAACAGTCTTAGGTATGTCAATTGTTTCCCCGGTTGCAACCGAACTTATCATGGAAGGCGTTATTGCTGTTAGGAATAAATTAAAGGCACACGAACTTGAGGAATCCATACATCCACATCCGACCCTAAGCGAAAGCGTTCTTGGTGCTCTGGAAGGGATAACAGGTTTGCCAATACATCTGTGA
- a CDS encoding sulfurtransferase TusA family protein, with translation MGKYNVSKSLDVRGEVCPVPDVETKRALKSMKPGEILEVWIDYPMSKERIPETVKSMGHEVLEIEEVGPSEWKIYIKVNG, from the coding sequence ATGGGTAAGTACAACGTTTCAAAGAGTCTGGATGTTAGAGGAGAGGTTTGTCCAGTACCAGATGTTGAAACAAAAAGGGCTTTGAAAAGCATGAAACCTGGTGAAATTCTTGAAGTTTGGATTGATTATCCAATGTCAAAGGAACGAATCCCAGAGACGGTAAAAAGTATGGGACACGAAGTTCTCGAAATTGAAGAAGTTGGACCAAGTGAGTGGAAGATTTACATCAAAGTCAATGGATAA
- a CDS encoding SLC45 family MFS transporter — MKKADFSFKKLLLLGFGFFGISLVWPLYNSYVPIFLKDFELSSTLIGFVMTIDNIFAIIMLPLIGVLSDQTRTKLGRRMPYILVGAPLAAMTFSLIPITRAWHVLWLMMLNIIFMNFFMALFRSPVIALMPDITPSEYRSQANGVINFMGGVGALLAFFAGKPLYDKNPGLPFYVGAMIMLIAQLLVVLFIREDEKYKVETGEKVRFENVYKKTIEELKENLKDVFTSKEKSLLMMLLSILLWFIGYNALETFFTSYAKFQMGIKESTGALVLGFFSLTFMLFAIPAGFIGSRIGRKKTMTIGLSIVIAILIGTILSTKIITDVGLLTKVFFALFAIGGFGWAMVNVNSLPTIVDMTVEEKVGGYTGLYYFFSMAANIIAPPLAGFFIDKIGYNTLIILTLAFFVLAVLTLQFVKRGDVKVS, encoded by the coding sequence ATGAAAAAGGCGGATTTCTCATTCAAGAAGTTGTTGCTTCTCGGTTTTGGGTTCTTCGGAATAAGTTTGGTTTGGCCACTGTACAACTCCTATGTTCCGATATTTTTGAAAGACTTTGAGCTATCATCGACTCTCATAGGTTTTGTCATGACTATTGATAACATCTTTGCTATTATCATGCTTCCACTTATAGGAGTTCTAAGCGACCAAACGAGAACAAAACTCGGTCGTAGGATGCCTTACATACTTGTTGGGGCACCGCTTGCTGCTATGACGTTTTCGCTCATACCCATAACAAGAGCTTGGCATGTATTATGGTTAATGATGCTAAACATTATCTTCATGAATTTTTTTATGGCTCTCTTCAGGTCTCCTGTGATTGCACTAATGCCTGATATAACTCCATCTGAGTACAGAAGTCAAGCAAATGGCGTAATTAATTTCATGGGCGGAGTAGGTGCACTCCTTGCGTTTTTCGCGGGAAAACCGCTGTACGACAAAAATCCCGGTCTGCCATTCTACGTTGGAGCTATGATAATGCTTATTGCCCAGCTGCTCGTTGTTTTGTTCATAAGAGAAGACGAAAAATACAAAGTAGAGACAGGAGAGAAAGTAAGATTTGAGAATGTCTATAAGAAAACAATAGAAGAATTAAAAGAGAACTTGAAAGATGTCTTTACTTCCAAAGAAAAGAGCCTTTTGATGATGCTTCTTTCAATACTCTTGTGGTTCATCGGCTACAACGCACTCGAAACTTTCTTCACAAGTTATGCGAAATTCCAAATGGGGATTAAAGAAAGCACCGGTGCACTTGTGCTCGGCTTTTTCTCATTAACGTTTATGCTCTTTGCAATTCCCGCGGGGTTTATAGGCTCAAGAATAGGCAGGAAGAAGACAATGACGATAGGGTTGTCAATAGTTATCGCTATACTCATCGGTACGATACTATCAACTAAGATAATCACTGATGTAGGATTATTGACGAAAGTATTCTTTGCTCTATTTGCAATTGGAGGCTTTGGTTGGGCGATGGTTAACGTTAATTCTCTACCCACGATAGTCGATATGACTGTAGAGGAAAAGGTTGGAGGCTACACGGGGTTGTATTACTTCTTTTCTATGGCAGCAAACATTATCGCACCACCACTCGCTGGGTTCTTTATCGATAAAATCGGATACAA
- the tusB gene encoding sulfurtransferase complex subunit TusB, producing MALILVKYGVDNPAEQVKLAVANENDKVVLIQNGVFFAALTDVRKLTKAEVYVLKNDLEARGFCENDVANVKFIDYDGLVELVEQEEKFIG from the coding sequence ATGGCTTTGATCTTGGTGAAATATGGGGTTGATAACCCGGCAGAGCAAGTTAAGTTAGCAGTGGCAAACGAAAATGATAAGGTTGTCTTGATTCAAAACGGTGTTTTCTTTGCTGCTCTTACTGATGTTCGTAAATTAACAAAAGCGGAAGTCTATGTTTTGAAAAACGATCTCGAAGCCCGTGGATTTTGTGAAAATGACGTTGCTAACGTAAAGTTCATAGATTACGATGGATTGGTTGAATTAGTTGAACAAGAAGAGAAGTTCATAGGGTGA
- a CDS encoding YeeE/YedE family protein, translating into MSWTGLLIGIIFGFILQRGRICFNSAFRDLVFFKDNYLFKLYTFTLGLQAILFVVFAQVGVITLNPKPFNIVGNTLGAFIFGLGMVLAGGCASGVTYRSGEGMTTAWMAAIMYGLTATATKNGALSFISTWIGKFNVNVQHASNIYNANSGPTLSDVFKLNPLVMAIIFAVVLWIYTFATKTTERSTKLSWKVSAVLLAILAVFAWWTSQKSGRMYGLGITGGWINLFSAFTSAKPLNWEGFEIIGIIIGAAISAVAAKEFKLRMPKNPITYVQVIVGGFLMGVGAVMASGCNIGHALTGVAQMSIGSIVSTIFFMLGNWTMAWFLFGRK; encoded by the coding sequence ATGTCGTGGACAGGTTTACTCATAGGAATAATATTTGGTTTTATTTTGCAAAGAGGCAGGATATGTTTTAATTCTGCATTCAGAGACCTGGTCTTTTTCAAAGACAATTATCTTTTCAAACTTTATACGTTTACCCTCGGTCTCCAGGCAATATTGTTTGTAGTGTTTGCTCAGGTCGGTGTTATTACGTTAAATCCTAAACCATTCAACATCGTTGGTAACACTCTCGGTGCATTTATATTTGGCCTTGGTATGGTCTTAGCGGGAGGTTGTGCTTCTGGTGTCACTTACAGATCAGGAGAAGGTATGACCACTGCATGGATGGCCGCAATCATGTACGGACTTACAGCTACCGCAACTAAAAATGGTGCACTTTCCTTTATATCGACATGGATTGGCAAATTTAATGTAAATGTTCAACATGCATCAAACATTTACAACGCTAACAGTGGGCCTACTCTCTCTGATGTTTTTAAGCTCAATCCTCTCGTAATGGCAATCATCTTTGCGGTTGTCCTTTGGATATATACATTTGCAACAAAGACAACTGAGAGAAGCACAAAGCTTTCTTGGAAAGTCTCTGCTGTTCTTTTGGCAATACTTGCTGTTTTTGCATGGTGGACAAGCCAAAAATCTGGTAGAATGTATGGACTTGGTATTACCGGGGGTTGGATCAACTTATTCTCTGCTTTCACATCAGCTAAACCGCTCAATTGGGAAGGATTTGAAATTATCGGTATAATCATAGGTGCTGCTATCTCAGCAGTTGCGGCTAAAGAATTCAAACTCAGAATGCCCAAAAATCCAATTACATATGTCCAGGTTATAGTTGGTGGATTTTTAATGGGAGTGGGAGCGGTAATGGCATCAGGATGTAACATAGGTCATGCTTTAACAGGTGTTGCACAAATGTCTATAGGTTCGATAGTTTCAACCATATTCTTTATGCTTGGAAACTGGACAATGGCATGGTTCTTGTTCGGAAGAAAATAA